Proteins encoded together in one Carya illinoinensis cultivar Pawnee chromosome 3, C.illinoinensisPawnee_v1, whole genome shotgun sequence window:
- the LOC122304753 gene encoding protein FAR1-RELATED SEQUENCE 5-like, producing MTPKSVESENEANVGSCHDADEMFFDINEDLEGTTVVPDDEVQVEPPRSGMEFGSEKELIAYYKQYAKQEGFGVRTQRTKRDDEGRPVYVTIGCARGGMYYPKPNTNMSKPRATTKTGCKAKVNATLNNNEKWVFTTVENSHNHITVSPKKSRLLRSHKHLDEYSQRILELNDRAGIRMNKNFYSLVVDAGGYDNLAFQEKDCRNFIDKARYLRLGKGGSEALNEYFKRMRDQNDGFVSYMDVDDDGRLRNVFWADARSRAAYEYFGDVVSFDTTYLTNRYGMPFAPFVGVNHHGQSILFGAGLLSSEDTHSFVWLFRMWLDCMKGRAPKAIITDQDRAMKNAIATVFPETRHRYCLWHIMRKLPEKLGSHAKFNLGLKNDIQSSLYDSQTTTEFEESWGELLVKYDLQGNHWLQSLYEERSFWVPVFLKSVFWAGMSTTQRSESMNVFFDGYVHAGTTLKEFVDQFDNALRKKVEVETTTDFNSSNQTIPCVSPFNIEKQFQKVYTNAKFKEVQRELMGLMCCNCWLVSTQGCILTFDVLDEISFDEQSKRVHYSVYYNEDECEVKCTCGLFEMRGIICRHALRVCQLRNINLLPGVYFLDRWRKDLKRHYTLIRSSYDDLRGRSDTRNYELMIQRCSKLAAKISSNNDKVHAFLHYVDEFDKTCEGSTCDSTFQSTQANPTVVLDKGKKILSPNVVRGKGRPPNKRKVPPVEKMATKRKKQDGVG from the exons ATGACACCAAAGAGTGTAGAATCTGAAAATGAAGCAAATGTTGGAAGTTGTCATGATGCTGATG AAATGTTCTTCGACATAAATGAAGATTTAGAGGGTACCACTGTTGTCCCGGATGATGAGGTACAAGTTGAACCACCAAGATCCGGTATGGAGTTTGGTAGTGAAAAAGAGCTTATTGCCTACTATAAGCAGTATGCCAAGCAAGAGGGATTTGGGGTAAGGACACAGAGGACTAAAAGAGATGATGAGGGGAGGCCTGTGTATGTGACCATTGGTTGTGCCCGTGGCGGAATGTACTATCCTAAGCCAAACACTAATATGTCGAAACCACGGGCAACAACTAAAACGGGTTGTAAAGCGAAGGTAAATGCAACGTTGAATAACAATGAGAAATGGGTTTTCACCACTGTTGAAAATTCTCACAACCATATTACTGTGAGCCCCAAGAAAAGTAGACTATTGCGATCGCACAAGCATCTAGATGAATACAGTCAAAGAATCCTCGAGCTGAACGATAGAGCCGGTATACGAAtgaataagaatttttattCGCTTGTCGTTGACGCTGGGGGTTATGATAATTTGgcttttcaagaaaaagattGTAGGAATTTCATAGACAAAGCTAGATATTTAAGGTTGGGTAAAGGAGGTAGCGAGGCACTTAATGAGTATTTCAAAAGAATGAGAGATCAGAATGATGGTTTCGTTTCCTACATGGACGTGGATGATGATGGAAGACTACGGAATgtgttttgggctgatgcacggAGTAGAGCCGCCTATGAGTATTTTGGAGACGTTGTATCCTTCGATACAACGTATCTAACAAATAGGTATGGTATGCCGTTTGCTCCATTCGTTGGTGTTAACCATCATGGCCAGTCCATACTATTTGGGGCGGGATTGCTATCAAGCGAGGACACACATAGTTTTGTTTGGTTATTCCGAATGTGGTTGGATTGCATGAAGGGTAGGGCGCCGAAAGCTATCATAACTGACCAAGATCGAGCGATGAAGAATGCGATTGCTACTGTATTCCCTGAAACTCGCCATAGATATTGTTTATGGCATATAATGCGCAAACTTCCAGAGAAGTTAGGATCGCACGCCAAATTCAACCTGGGGTTGAAGAATGACATTCAGTCTTCATTATATGATTCACAGACCACCACAGAATTTGAGGAGAGCTGGGGTGAACTACTTGTAAAATATGATCTGCAAGGCAACCATTGGCTCCAGTCCTTATATGAGGAAAGGTCCTTTTGGGTTCCAGTTTTCCTCAAGAGTGTATTTTGGGCTGGTATGAGCACAACGCAGAGGTCCGAAAGTATGAACGTATTTTTTGACGGGTATGTCCATGCTGGGACGACATTGAAGGAATTTGTCGACCAATTCGATAATGCTCTTAGAAAGAAAGTGGAGGTCGAGACAACGACTGATTTCAATTCTAGCAACCAAACTATCCCCTGCGTCTCCCCTTTCAACATTGAGAAGCAGTTTCAAAAAGTCTACACGAATGCCAAGTTTAAAGAGGTCCAAAGAGAGTTGATGGGCCTAATGTGTTGTAATTGTTGGTTGGTAAGCACACAAGGGTGCATTTTAACATTTGATGTGTTGGATGAAATTTCGTTTGATGAGCAAAGCAAAAGAGTTCATTACTCAGTTTACTATAACGAAGATGAGTGTGAGGTAAAATGCACTTGTGGATTGTTTGAGATGAGGGGGATTATATGTAGGCATGCACTTAGAGTTTGTCAGTTGAGAAATATTAATCTTCTGCCAGGAGTATATTTCCTAGATCGATGGAGAAAGGACTTAAAGAGGCATTACACATTAATCAGAAGTAGTTATGATGACCTCCGGGGTAGATCAGACACGCGTAACTACGAGCTTATGATCCAAAGATGTTCCAAATTAGCAGCAAAAATATCCTCAAACAATGACAAAGTCCATGCATTTCTGCACTATGTTGACGAGTTTGATAAAACATGTGAAGGTTCAACGTGTGACTCGACATTCCAATCAACTCAGGCCAACCCAACGGTGGTATTGGATAAGGGTAAAAAGATTTTAAGCCCGAACGTTGTTCGAGGGAAAGGGAGACCTCCAAATAAGAGAAAGGTTCCACCCGTGGAGAAGATGGCAACAAAGAGGAAAAAACAG GATGGTGTTGGTTAA